A window of the Oncorhynchus kisutch isolate 150728-3 linkage group LG12, Okis_V2, whole genome shotgun sequence genome harbors these coding sequences:
- the LOC116376498 gene encoding uncharacterized protein LOC116376498 — protein sequence MATEGDQDGQRQKNVVLKRKLTGPPRLLLGKSKSNNQRGDRSEAHSKKRNKRVNIINGSQIDSSIKQSNIEAGETGSSQPVATSDDICTTSKMDEDQASSELPTGPSRWRSTSDEDETSEGQLEGHSKTRKSTKHGWRRLFSPALICVRRQRKKYAAKTSLQGGDQGVVQAERLTHTEAKSMGEDTISLSDKCVRDAPDIDNVKKRGRRFTIRTWPTFKRLLTVSYVRGQRPKQGNVVQVVSEDVQQPSVTFRKTFQHFLMCGRRAPSAVIPLEDKDTQDTGDKDNQDTGEKDNQDTGDKDNQDTGNKDNQDTGDKETEVEPMGTQDRGQQCTSDIHGVELLEKGAEVRGQCTERVTVCAEVSALQPENECPTDTLTSPESLLVSPIPTRVVRPEVDTEYTETSPMGDSKETGILEPKISFKTKLWETETSTKTGTDSILSEVINVTMDANEMQGDELDHIQCLEKDKVIESDCAIINTLNSVAMDTNEYPSDSNQIISSENAAEDSADASEENDTLCMITVDNIVQNGPPLTNISITPGADSDQDVSDQDSHEVGDESGKSGLLTEDDQDLLCGENLLVQTARFLVQAVMSAAMEQLSMEQRGTPTTVHREAQGSRDHA from the coding sequence ATGGCGACTGAGGGGGACCAAGATGGACAGCGTCAGAAAAACGTTGTTTTGAAGAGGAAGTTGACCGGTCCACCCAGACTCCTCCTGGGCAAATCAAAATCCAACAACCAGAGAGGTGATAGGTCTGAGGCTCATTCTAAGAAGAGAAACAAAAGAGTGAACATCATCAATGGAAGTCAGATAGATTCCTCCATCAAACAGTCAAATATAGAAGCTGGAGAGACGGGATCATCACAACCTGTAGCCACTTCAGACGACATCTGTACAACCTCAAAAATGGATGAGGATCAAGCTTCATCTGAACTACCCACTGGGCCCTCAAGGTGGCGCTCCACCTCAGATGAGGATGAGACCAGTGAAGGCCAATTGGAAGGACACAGTAAGACGaggaaatcaacaaagcatggcTGGAGAAGGTTATTTTCCCCGGCTCTCATTTGTGTCAGAAGACAAAGGAAGAAGTACGCTGCAAAAACTTCACTCCAGGGTGGTGACCAGGGAGTTGTACAAGCTGAGAGACTAACTCACACTGAAGCAAAGTCAATGGGAGAAGACACCATCTCCTTGAGTGACAAGTGTGTCCGCGATGCTCCTGACATTGACAATGTCAAGAAAAGGGGGCGCAGGTTTACCATCCGGACGTGGCCGACCTTCAAGCGGCTCTTGACAGTGTCTTACGTCCGCGGCCAAAGGCCAAAACAGGGAAATGTTGTACAGGTGGTCTCTGAAGACGTCCAACAACCGTCAGTGACCTTCAGGAAGACATTTCAGCATTTTTTGATGTGTGGAAGAAGGGCACCTTCAGCTGTGATCCCTCTGGAAGACAAGGACACCCAGGACACTGGAGACAAGGACAACCAGGACACTGGAGAGAAGGACAACCAGGACACTGGAGACAAGGACAACCAGGACACTGGAAACAAGGACAACCAGGACACTGGAGACAAGGAGACTGAGGTGGAGCCAATGGGGACACAAGACAGGGGACAACAGTGCACATCTGACATCCATGGGGTTGAGCTTCTGGAAAAGGGGGCTGAGGTTAGAGGACAATgtacagagagagtgacagtgtgTGCCGAAGTGAGTGCCCTGCAGCCCGAGAACGAATGCCCAACAGACACCCTAACGAGCCCAGAGTCCCTACTAGTGAGTCCCATCCCGACAAGAGTAGTAAGACCAGAGGTAGATACAGAATATACAGAGACCAGTCCAATGGGTGATTCAAAGGAAACAGGGATATTGGAACCTAAGATTTCTTTCAAAACTAAGTTATGGGAAACTGAGACTTCTACCAAAACTGGCACAGACTCAATCCTCAGTGAAGTCATCAATGTTACCATGGATGCTAACGAGATGCAAGGAGATGAACTGGATCATATCCAGTGTTTAGAGAAGGACAAGGTCATTGAGTCAGACTGTGCGATAATCAATACACTCAACAGCGTTGCCATGGACACGAATGAGTATCCCTCAGACTCAAATCAGATAATTTCTTCAGAGAATGCTGCTGAGGACTCTGCTGATGCATCTGAGGAGAATGACACACTCTGCATGATCACGGTAGATAACATTGTGCAAAATGGCCCGCCTTTGACCAACATCAGCATCACCCCCGGGGCTGACTCGGATCAGGATGTGTCCGACCAGGATAGCCATGAGGTGGGGGATGAAAGCGGCAAGAGTGGCCTCCTGACGGAGGATGACCAGGACTTGTTGTGTGGAGAGAACCTGTTAGTGCAGACGGCTCGCTTCTTGGTCCAGGCAGTCATGAGTGCTGCCATGGAGCAGCTCTCAATGGAACAGAGAGGCACTCCCACCACAGTCCACAGGGAGGCGCAAGGGAGTCGAGATCACGCTTGA
- the zbtb25 gene encoding zinc finger and BTB domain-containing protein 25 isoform X2: MIFIHQSSECIKIQPTDIQPDVFSYLLHIMYTGMGPKQPVDHGRLQEGIKFLHAYQLCSKPGEGGPDAATADLVRMSNLYGIQISSQLANKEGTGVPKGSAGARGGGGPEDGRSSTRAGRSHTTQFSMTVGMEGVASSGCQPFSGLLRGVSSVASGDDSDISTRIKQETVEEEGEECHQVPGGGGSPTSPLAQGGNPCQGLLFKDGPHALLCPRCGERCSSPEGLREHLFSHATCTLDPSGLMEGLSQGGGGDTVGTEDQQQRGCTQDQQDAGYLEEALRQSQALADELATELRRSRGGIAGGTSTPPTATMTTSTTSHTRKRKIACSVCSLRFTQKSQLQEHMYTHTGKPSRYHRYSRLCSQLIHASGHFCEGPPEGGGVVASTTVALAEEANREAQDNGSSCYSLDSEISQESVDNIAVE, translated from the exons ATGATCTTCATTCATCAGTCCAG TGAGTGCATTAAGATCCAGCCCACGGACATCCAGCCAGACGTTTTCAGCTACCTGCTCCACATCATGTACACAGGCATGGGCCCCAAGCAGCCGGTGGACCATGGCCGCCTCCAGGAGGGCATCAAGTTCCTCCATGCCTACCAGCTGTGCAGTAAGCCTGGTGAGGGTGGGCCCGATGCCGCCACCGCCGACCTTGTCCGCATGTCCAACCTGTACGGCATTCAGATTTCATCCCAGTTAGCAAACAAGGAGGGTACTGGGGTCCCTAAAGGTAGTGCAGGGGCCCGGGGAGGGGGCGGCCCCGAGGACGGGCGTTCGTCTACTCGGGCAGGCCGCTCCCACACAACCCAGTTTTCAATGACTGTGGGGATGGAGGGCGTCGCCTCATCAGGCTGTCAGCCTTTCTCTGGTCTCCTCCGTGGTGTCTCCTCTGTGGCTTCCGGCGACGACTCAGACATCTCAACGCGCATCAAGCAGGAGAcggtggaggaagagggagaggagtgcCATCAGGTGCCAGGCGGGGGAGGGTCCCCGACGTCTCCTTTGGCCCAGGGCGGCAACCCCTGCCAGGGCCTCTTGTTCAAGGATGGCCCCCATGCGCTGCTGTGCCCCCGGTGCGGCGAGCGCTGCTCGTCCCCCGAGGGGCTCCGCGAGCACCTGTTCAGCCACGCCACTTGCACCCTGGACCCCAGCGGACTAATGGAGGGCCTCTCCCAGGGCGGGGGAGGGGACACAGTGGGCACTGAGGACCAGCAGCAGCGGGGGTGCACCCAGGATCAGCAGGATGCAGGCTACCTGGAGGAGGCCCTGAGACAGAGCCAAGCCCTAGCTGACGAGCTCGCCACCGAGCTAAGGCGGAGCAGGGGGGGTATAGCCGGTGGCACCAGTACaccccccaccgccaccatgacCACCTCCACTACCAGTCACACACGAAAGCGCAAGATTGCCTGCTCCGTGTGCAGCCTGCGCTTCACCCAGAAGAGCCAGCTGCAGGAGCACATGTACACGCACACGGGCAAGCCGTCGCGCTACCATCGCTACAGCCGCCTCTGCAGCCAGCTCATCCACGCTTCTGGGCACTTCTGCGAGGGGCCACCGGAGGGCGGCGGGGTGGTGGCAAGCACTACAGTAGCGCTGGCGGAGGAGGCAAACAGGGAAGCTCAGGACAATGGCAGCTCCTGCTATTCGCTAGACTCTGAGATCTCGCAGGAGAGCGTGGACAACATCGCTGTGGAATGA
- the zbtb25 gene encoding zinc finger and BTB domain-containing protein 25 isoform X1, with protein MDVSSHSLFLLQQLNVQREFGFLCDCTVAIGNVYFKAHRAVLAAFSNYFKMIFIHQSSECIKIQPTDIQPDVFSYLLHIMYTGMGPKQPVDHGRLQEGIKFLHAYQLCSKPGEGGPDAATADLVRMSNLYGIQISSQLANKEGTGVPKGSAGARGGGGPEDGRSSTRAGRSHTTQFSMTVGMEGVASSGCQPFSGLLRGVSSVASGDDSDISTRIKQETVEEEGEECHQVPGGGGSPTSPLAQGGNPCQGLLFKDGPHALLCPRCGERCSSPEGLREHLFSHATCTLDPSGLMEGLSQGGGGDTVGTEDQQQRGCTQDQQDAGYLEEALRQSQALADELATELRRSRGGIAGGTSTPPTATMTTSTTSHTRKRKIACSVCSLRFTQKSQLQEHMYTHTGKPSRYHRYSRLCSQLIHASGHFCEGPPEGGGVVASTTVALAEEANREAQDNGSSCYSLDSEISQESVDNIAVE; from the exons ATGGACGTTTCCAGCCACAGCCTGTTCCTCTTGCAGCAGCTCAACGTCCAGAGGGAGTTTGGCTTCCTGTGCGACTGCACAGTCGCCATTGGCAACGTGTACTTCAAGGCCCACCGGGCCGTGCTTGCTGCCTTCTCCAACTACTTCAAGATGATCTTCATTCATCAGTCCAG TGAGTGCATTAAGATCCAGCCCACGGACATCCAGCCAGACGTTTTCAGCTACCTGCTCCACATCATGTACACAGGCATGGGCCCCAAGCAGCCGGTGGACCATGGCCGCCTCCAGGAGGGCATCAAGTTCCTCCATGCCTACCAGCTGTGCAGTAAGCCTGGTGAGGGTGGGCCCGATGCCGCCACCGCCGACCTTGTCCGCATGTCCAACCTGTACGGCATTCAGATTTCATCCCAGTTAGCAAACAAGGAGGGTACTGGGGTCCCTAAAGGTAGTGCAGGGGCCCGGGGAGGGGGCGGCCCCGAGGACGGGCGTTCGTCTACTCGGGCAGGCCGCTCCCACACAACCCAGTTTTCAATGACTGTGGGGATGGAGGGCGTCGCCTCATCAGGCTGTCAGCCTTTCTCTGGTCTCCTCCGTGGTGTCTCCTCTGTGGCTTCCGGCGACGACTCAGACATCTCAACGCGCATCAAGCAGGAGAcggtggaggaagagggagaggagtgcCATCAGGTGCCAGGCGGGGGAGGGTCCCCGACGTCTCCTTTGGCCCAGGGCGGCAACCCCTGCCAGGGCCTCTTGTTCAAGGATGGCCCCCATGCGCTGCTGTGCCCCCGGTGCGGCGAGCGCTGCTCGTCCCCCGAGGGGCTCCGCGAGCACCTGTTCAGCCACGCCACTTGCACCCTGGACCCCAGCGGACTAATGGAGGGCCTCTCCCAGGGCGGGGGAGGGGACACAGTGGGCACTGAGGACCAGCAGCAGCGGGGGTGCACCCAGGATCAGCAGGATGCAGGCTACCTGGAGGAGGCCCTGAGACAGAGCCAAGCCCTAGCTGACGAGCTCGCCACCGAGCTAAGGCGGAGCAGGGGGGGTATAGCCGGTGGCACCAGTACaccccccaccgccaccatgacCACCTCCACTACCAGTCACACACGAAAGCGCAAGATTGCCTGCTCCGTGTGCAGCCTGCGCTTCACCCAGAAGAGCCAGCTGCAGGAGCACATGTACACGCACACGGGCAAGCCGTCGCGCTACCATCGCTACAGCCGCCTCTGCAGCCAGCTCATCCACGCTTCTGGGCACTTCTGCGAGGGGCCACCGGAGGGCGGCGGGGTGGTGGCAAGCACTACAGTAGCGCTGGCGGAGGAGGCAAACAGGGAAGCTCAGGACAATGGCAGCTCCTGCTATTCGCTAGACTCTGAGATCTCGCAGGAGAGCGTGGACAACATCGCTGTGGAATGA